One genomic window of Cannabis sativa cultivar Pink pepper isolate KNU-18-1 chromosome 2, ASM2916894v1, whole genome shotgun sequence includes the following:
- the LOC115718759 gene encoding uncharacterized protein At4g18490 translates to MAEPQKETSSVNAEKKKSLLDDDIGNEFLNSWKTMSVTEDDTMDFNFSTVSNGKKKAFDFDKLDMDFNLDGDFNKLSSFKVDMEDFDFSAPSTKAVKTKEKSEQESSNGNQKGKKKQFDFSFDFNELDSFNFDSSLMKEEKASHQSHDGKKRSSLDGDESRGSKSQLSEGVKAFDTVATKVQPFEDVHTSKVESSLAESSHLTSIKDGSAKHVISEAAILSHCAEPSPEKVIATEKEISSKLYSEKAIIDFSSQCLEDVNSNRYALCEGQNESYEQSSGLPTTLNQKDVNEKVTVGVLSSDENLPLKDSLSLENTTLESNNGETNTSDSKKSKETVDCTVSSEADEKCEENLTSFVSSKDQPDVKDNKEKQNLSTELPIALPSREGLNSNSARIGKELCGNPLLGAREFTKGKDALQEGAKSDMNLTDIRDSFISNGLPNGSKLVGKSQLPDDEATKVEPVLPASDKMGKGQNTLGLRDCPSSSSEKQIRSSNQIPLNSKAFFSNMEALRDPNRKIKSAEETTLCPVKAVRKLPDLSTMKVSKYWTTGANQVLSNSLPPKDIISLQNPEKNVQVQGNTANTASDTASPAISTEKKLPLNLSLKRKSLELSHSDLASLKALKRPSTSLIESRDIKEPLKRVVEEKFSPAEKNSISDSGKILKPLKFPSESFGGSRNLKEPLKRIDVKESVRRVDEDKANFHENQVKSKPRGSPYNSPAPAYESSPKVNVMELEISSVTENDGTVEKAEALSKELEEICNMLKKKHDEAKEILVGAVVNNNNLLMLNHPLYEEKIYKIQKFAAELMSKEIKT, encoded by the exons ATGGCCGAACCGCAGAAGGAAACTTCATCTGTAAATGCTGAAAAGAAAAAGTCACTGCTAG ATGATGATATTGGAAATGAATTTCTCAACTCCTGGAAGACCATGTCAGTTACTGAAGACGATACAATGGATTTTAACTTTAGTACGGTTTCCAATGGCAAGAAGAAGGCATTTGATTTCGATAAACT GGACATGGATTTCAATCTGGATGGTGATTTTAACAAATTATCATCTTTTAAAGTGGACATGGAAGACTTTGATTTCTCAGCCCCATCCACCAAAGCTGTAAAGACAAAGGAGAAATCTGAACAAGAATCTTCTAATGGGAATCAGAAAGGGAAGAAAAAACAGTTTGATTTCTCATTTGACTTTAATGA GCTAGATTCTTTCAATTTTGACTCATCGTTAATGAAAGAAGAAAAGGCTTCTCACCAGAGTCATGATGGAAAAAAGAGAAGTTCATTAGATGGAGATGAAAGTCGGGGATCCAAAAGTCAACTTAGCGAAGGCGTTAAAGCTTTTGACACCGTCGCCACAAAAGTACAGCCATTTGAGGATGTTCACACTTCAAAGGTTGAAAGTTCGTTAGCTGAATCATCACATCTTACTTCCATAAAAGATGGCTCTGCAAAACATGTGATCTCTGAGGCTGCTATTTTATCACATTGTGCTGAACCTTCTCCAGAAAAAGTAATAGCTACTGAGAAAGAAATTTCGTCAAAACTGTACTCTGAGAAGGCCATTATTGATTTTTCTAGTCAATGTTTAGAAGACGTCAATTCAAATAGGTATGCTCTTTGTGAAGGGCAGAATGAAAGTTATGAACAGAGCTCAGGATTACCAACAACCTTAAATCAAAAGGATGTAAATGAAAAAGTGACGGTTGGTGTGTTATCTTCTGATGAAAATTTACCCTTGAAGGATTCACTGTCACTTGAAAACACTACTTTAGAAAGTAATAATGGTGAGACAAATACATCAGATAGTAAGAAATCAAAAGAAACTGTGGACTGTACTGTGTCATCTGAAGCTGATGAAAAATGTGAGGAAAACTTGACCAGCTTTGTCTCAAGTAAGGATCAACCTGATGTCAAAGACAACAAGGAAAAGCAAAATTTGTCAACAGAACTTCCTATAGCTCTTCCTTCCAG GGAGGGTTTAAATTCTAATAGTGCACGAATTGGAAAAGAGCTTTGTGGAAATCCTCTGTTAGGTGCTAGAGAATTTACTAAAGGCAAAGATGCATTGCAGGAGGGTGCAAAGAGTGATATGAATCTTACTGATATCAG AGATAGCTTTATTTCTAATGGTTTACCAAATGGAAGCAAACTAGTTGGAAAATCACAGCTGCCTGACGATGAAGCTACAAAAGTTGAACCCGTCTTGCCGGCAAGTGATAAGATGGGTAAAGGTCAAAATACTTTAGG CCTCCGAGATTGTCCTTCTAGTTCATCCGAGAAGCAAATTAGATCTAGTAATCAGATACCTCTTAATTCTAAAGCATTTTTCTCAAACATGGAGGCTCTTCGAGACCCGAACCGAAAGATCAAATCAGCTGAAGAAACTACACTTTGTCCAGTGAAGGCTGTCAGGAAGTTGCCTGATCTCTCTACCATGAAAGTTTCCAA ATATTGGACGACTGGAGCAAACCAAGTTTTATCAAATTCTCTACCTCCGAAAGATATTATTTCTCTTCAGAATCCAGAGAAAAATGTGCAAGTGCAAGGTAACACTGCCAACACAGCATCGGATACTGCATCTCCTGCTATCAGCACTGAGAAGAAATTGCCACTGAATTTATCTTTGAAGCGGAAATCATTGGAG TTATCACATTCAGATTTAGCATCTCTGAAGGCTTTAAAACGACCGTCCACATCACTGATTGAAAGCAG AGATATTAAGGAACCGTTGAAGCGAGTTGTTGAAGAAAAG TTTTCTCCTGCAGAAAAGAATTCAATATCTGATTCAGGGAAGATCCTAAAGCCTCTGAAATTTCCTTCTGAGTCATTTGGTGGAAGCAG AAATTTGAAGGAACCTTTGAAAAGAATTGATGTCAAAGAATCTGTAAGAAGAGTTGATGAAGATAAG GCTAACTTTCATGAGAACCAGGTAAAGAGTAAGCCTAGGGGCAGTCCCTACAATAGTCCAGCCCCTGCGTATGAAAGTTCTCCAAAGGTTAACGTGATGGAACTTGAAATTTCATCTGTTACTGAAAATGATGGAACTGTTGAAAAGGCAGAAGCATTGTCAAAGGAGCTTGAAGAA ATTTGCAATATGCTGAAAAAGAAACACGATGAAGCCAAAGAAATACTAGTGGGAGCAGTTGTAAACAACAATAATTTACTCATGCTGAACCATCCTCTCTATGAAGAGAAG ATCTACAAGATCCAGAAATTTGCTGCTGAGCTGATGTCCAAGGAGATTAAAACGTGA
- the LOC115720590 gene encoding flap endonuclease 1 isoform X2, producing MGIKGLTKLLADNAPKSMKEQKFESYFGRKIAVDASMSIYQFLIVVGRSGAEMLTNEAGEVTSHLQGMFARTIRLLEAGIKPVYVFDGKPPEMKKQELAKRYSKRADATEDLAAAMESGNKEDIEKFSKRTVKVTKQHNDDCKRLLKLMGVPVIEAPSEAEAQCAALCKSGKVYGVASEDMDSLTFGAPRFLRHLMDPSSRKIPVMEFEVAKILEELNLTMDQFIDLCILSGCDYCENIRGIGGLTALKLIRQHGSIENILENLNRERYQIPDNWPYQEARQLFKEPNVYSNEEEPEIKWTAPDEEGLIAFLVNENGFNSDRVTKAIEKIKVAKNKSSQGRLESFFKPVANSAVPIKRKETPVNTAAKAGSNKKAKAGGSKKKK from the exons ATGGGTATTAAG GGTTTAACGAAGCTTTTGGCGGACAATGCACCCAAGTCCATGAAAGAGCAAAAATTCGAAAGCTATTTTGGCCGCAAGATCGCTGTGGATGCGAGCATGAGCATATATCAATTTCTT ATTGTTGTGGGAAGAAGTGGGGCTGAGATGTTGACCAATGAAGCTGGTGAAGTTACTAG TCATTTGCAAGGTATGTTTGCGAGAACAATTAGGCTTCTTGAGGCCGGAATCAAGCCAGT TTATGTTTTTGACGGGAAACCTCCAGAGATGAAAAAGCAAGAACTGGCAAAACG GTACTCAAAGAGGGCAGATGCTACTGAGGATTTGGCGGCTGCCATGGAG tCTGGCAATAAGGAAGACATTGAGAAATTCAGCAAACGGACTGTGAAG GTTACAAAGCAGCACAATGATGACTGCAAAAGGCTATTAAAGCTCATGGGTGTTCCTGTTATTGAG GCTCCTTCAGAAGCAGAAGCACAGTGTGCTGCACTTTGCAAATCAGGGAAG GTTTATGGTGTGGCTTCTGAAGATATGGATTCTCTAACATTTGGAGCTCCTAGATTTCTACGCCATTTGATGGATCCCAGCTCAAGAAAAATCCCAGTCATGGAATTTGAAGTTGCAAAG ATTTTGGAGGAGCTAAATCTTACCATGGATCAGTTCATTGATCTGTGCATTCTTTCTGGATGTGATTATTGTGAGAACATTCGAG GTATCGGAGGACTGACTGCATTGAAGCTCATCCGTCAACATGGCTCCATAGAGAATATACTGGAGAACCTAAACAGAGAGAG GTACCAAATACCAGATAATTGGCCATATCAAGAGGCTAGGCAGCTTTTTAAAGAGCCGAACGTCTATAGTAATGAAGAAGAACCTGAGATTAAGTGGACTGCTCCAGATGAAGAA GGGTTGATTGCCTTTTTGGTAAATGAAAATGGATTCAACAGTGACAGGGTGACAAAG GcaatagaaaaaattaaagtgGCGAAGAACAAATCATCACAGGGCAG ATTGGAATCATTTTTCAAGCCAGTTGCTAATTCAGCCGTACCAATTAAGCGGAAG GAAACACCTGTGAACACTGCTGCTAAAGCTGGCAGTAACAAGAAAGCAAAAGCGGGTGGTAGTAAAAAGAAGAAATAG
- the LOC115720590 gene encoding flap endonuclease 1 isoform X1, whose amino-acid sequence MGIKGLTKLLADNAPKSMKEQKFESYFGRKIAVDASMSIYQFLIVVGRSGAEMLTNEAGEVTSHLQGMFARTIRLLEAGIKPVYVFDGKPPEMKKQELAKRYSKRADATEDLAAAMESGNKEDIEKFSKRTVKVTKQHNDDCKRLLKLMGVPVIEAPSEAEAQCAALCKSGKVYGVASEDMDSLTFGAPRFLRHLMDPSSRKIPVMEFEVAKILEELNLTMDQFIDLCILSGCDYCENIRGIGGLTALKLIRQHGSIENILENLNRERYQIPDNWPYQEARQLFKEPNVYSNEEEPEIKWTAPDEEGLIAFLVNENGFNSDRVTKAIEKIKVAKNKSSQGRLESFFKPVANSAVPIKRKGSKCVLRPPKPALKHKVFSLKASNSFGTKIIGGLSLPILDLGFRHSIPLSKGVCFVR is encoded by the exons ATGGGTATTAAG GGTTTAACGAAGCTTTTGGCGGACAATGCACCCAAGTCCATGAAAGAGCAAAAATTCGAAAGCTATTTTGGCCGCAAGATCGCTGTGGATGCGAGCATGAGCATATATCAATTTCTT ATTGTTGTGGGAAGAAGTGGGGCTGAGATGTTGACCAATGAAGCTGGTGAAGTTACTAG TCATTTGCAAGGTATGTTTGCGAGAACAATTAGGCTTCTTGAGGCCGGAATCAAGCCAGT TTATGTTTTTGACGGGAAACCTCCAGAGATGAAAAAGCAAGAACTGGCAAAACG GTACTCAAAGAGGGCAGATGCTACTGAGGATTTGGCGGCTGCCATGGAG tCTGGCAATAAGGAAGACATTGAGAAATTCAGCAAACGGACTGTGAAG GTTACAAAGCAGCACAATGATGACTGCAAAAGGCTATTAAAGCTCATGGGTGTTCCTGTTATTGAG GCTCCTTCAGAAGCAGAAGCACAGTGTGCTGCACTTTGCAAATCAGGGAAG GTTTATGGTGTGGCTTCTGAAGATATGGATTCTCTAACATTTGGAGCTCCTAGATTTCTACGCCATTTGATGGATCCCAGCTCAAGAAAAATCCCAGTCATGGAATTTGAAGTTGCAAAG ATTTTGGAGGAGCTAAATCTTACCATGGATCAGTTCATTGATCTGTGCATTCTTTCTGGATGTGATTATTGTGAGAACATTCGAG GTATCGGAGGACTGACTGCATTGAAGCTCATCCGTCAACATGGCTCCATAGAGAATATACTGGAGAACCTAAACAGAGAGAG GTACCAAATACCAGATAATTGGCCATATCAAGAGGCTAGGCAGCTTTTTAAAGAGCCGAACGTCTATAGTAATGAAGAAGAACCTGAGATTAAGTGGACTGCTCCAGATGAAGAA GGGTTGATTGCCTTTTTGGTAAATGAAAATGGATTCAACAGTGACAGGGTGACAAAG GcaatagaaaaaattaaagtgGCGAAGAACAAATCATCACAGGGCAG ATTGGAATCATTTTTCAAGCCAGTTGCTAATTCAGCCGTACCAATTAAGCGGAAG GGAAGCAAATGTGTGCTTAGACCTCCTAAACCAGCCTTGAAGCATAAGGTGTTCTCTTTGAAAGCATCTAATTCATTCGGGACCAAGATCATTGGCGGTTTGAGCCTGCCAATATTAGATCTGGGTTTCAGGCACTCTATCCCATTATCCAAAGGTGTTTGCTTTGTCCGTTGA
- the LOC133034347 gene encoding uncharacterized protein LOC133034347: MQVDHHKWDEEIVSDLFNDRNRDLILGIPLSNSASADCWSWSRESSRFYTVKSAYRWLQQMIKYRQLFGRHFEESIMHILVHCPFARLCWNRSAVNYVAAATAGFKDWFAAVASGGTASSTPENLMVALQIWNARNEVLWQGKTRSTTDVVLTAKSHLNQWLCAQKNRLGPILIKNVQVLETEHWTKHVPSMVKVNVDGAIFESASLYGAGFIARDSHGQIVEAVSMSRFRQVSPEVAEAYGIKEALSWIKGKNWKQVVLESDCLVAVQGVHSSVQLSSIFGLLLWECKQLLNELENISLSFVKRSTNKVGHFLVRSFCYLSVRVFHADDSLLKLLNIVMADSLF; the protein is encoded by the exons ATGCAAGTGGATCATCATAAATGGGATGAGGAGATTGTTTCAGACCTATTCAATGACAGGAATAGAGATCTTATATTAGGGATCCCGCTTTCAAATTCTGCAAGTGCTGACTGTTGGAGTTGGAGTCGTGAGTCCTCTAGGTTTTATACAGTCAAGAGTGCATATCGATGGTTGCAGCAGATGATCAAATACAGGCAGCTTTTTGGAAGACATTTTG AGGAATCAATTATGCATATCCTTGTCCATTGTCCGTTCGCACGTTTGTGCTGGAATAGGTCTGCTGTCAATTATGTTGCAGCAGCTACAGCTGGATTTAAGGACTGGTTTGCTGCTGTTGCGAGCGGCGGCACTGCTAGTTCAACTCCTGAGAATTTAATGGTCGCGTTGCAGATTTGGAATGCACGAAATGAGGTGTTGTGGCAAGGCAAGACAAGGTCAACAACGGATGTTGTTCTAACAGCAAAATCGCATCTTAATCAATGGTTGTGTGCTCAAAAAAATCGGTTGGGACCGATTCTTATTAAGAACGTGCAAGTTTTGGAAACAGAGCATTGGACTAAACATGTGCCTAGTATGGTTAAGGTAAATGTTGATGGGGCTATCTTTGAGTCGGCTAGTTTGTATGGGGCGGGGTTCATTGCTAGAGACAGTCATGGTCAGATTGTAGAAGCAGTCTCAATGAGCAGGTTCAGGCAAGTCTCTCCTGAAGTTGCTGAAGCTTATGGGATCAAAGAAGCGTTGAGTTGGATAAAAGGTAAAAATTGGAAGCAAGTTGTTCTCGAATCTGACTGTTTGGTGGCGGTTCAAGGAGTACATAGCAGTGTGCAATTATCTTCAATATTTGGTCTGCTACTATGGGAGTGTAAGCAACTCTTAAATGAGTTGGAAAATATTTCTTTAAGTTTTGTTAAACGTTCTACtaataaagttgggcattttcTTGTGCGCAGTTTTTGTTATTTGTCAGTTCGTGTGTTTCATGCGGATGATTCTCTTTTGAAGTTATTAAACATTGTAATGGCTGATTCTttattctaa
- the LOC115718423 gene encoding pentatricopeptide repeat-containing protein At3g56550 → MFLSQESPPLEAPAETSNTKTKTILNLLQGCNTLKKLRKIHACVITAGLLNHPAISTKLLNFCAVSVSGSLLYARLLFYQIHNPQIDHWNSIIRGFSRSSSPIQSIFFYNQMVSIPTGSRPDTYTFSFVLRACERVIIPLADSKRKEVHGTVIRSGYDRDFVVCTNLMRSYAGNGSIENARKVFDEMPARDLVTWNSMISCYAQAGFHCEALKTYDLMRIENVGVDGFTLVGLLSSCAHVGALNLGIEMHRLARESGFLNRNIYVGNALIDMYAKCGNLEAALSVFDGMKKRDIFTWNSIVVGYGVHGRGLEAIEFFRKMVMEGVNPNSITFLGLLCGCSHQGLVQEGVKFFNLMLSKYNIKPEIKHYGCMVDLLGRAGKLKLALDIINSCPSQNDPVLWRTLLGSCKIHKNVEIGEIAMRNLVQLRASNAGDCVLLATIYGEVNNADGVSTMRKMIKSQGIKTTPGWSWMEINDQVHKFVVNDISHPDTNEIYMKLREVIQEVTLLGYVEEDSMSLVSLKGFSGEGYCWGNGSYHSEKLAIAFGISRTPVGTCLRITKNLRVCRDCHSFTKFVSKAFNREIVVRDRVRFHHFKDGECSCKDYW, encoded by the coding sequence ATGTTTTTATCACAGGAATCTCCACCATTGGAGGCTCCTGCCGAAACTTCAAACACCAAAACGAAAACCATACTAAATCTCCTTCAAGGATGCAACACCCTCAAAAAGCTTCGCAAAATCCATGCTTGCGTTATCACAGCTGGCCTTCTCAATCACCCCGCCATTTCCACCAAGCTCCTCAACTTCTGTGCTGTCTCTGTCTCCGGTTCCTTACTCTATGCTCGTCTTCTCTTCTATCAAATTCACAACCCCCAAATCGATCATTGGAATTCCATCATCAGGGGTTTTTCCCGCAGTTCATCTCCTATCCAATCCATATTTTTCTACAACCAAATGGTTTCAATCCCCACTGGGTCTCGTCCAGATACGTACACGTTCTCGTTCGTCCTCAGAGCTTGCGAGCGAGTGATCATTCCCTTGGCCGATAGCAAACGGAAAGAGGTTCACGGTACTGTAATCCGGTCTGGGTACGATAGGGATTTTGTTGTTTGCACGAATTTGATGAGGTCTTATGCTGGGAATGGTTCGATTGAGAATGCGCGGAAGGTGTTTGATGAAATGCCTGCGAGAGATTTGGTGACTTGGAATTCTATGATTTCTTGCTACGCTCAAGCGGGGTTTCACTGTGAGGCGTTGAAAACTTATGATCttatgagaattgagaatgtgGGTGTTGATGGGTTCACACTCGTTGGCTTGCTTTCGTCTTGTGCACATGTTGGTGCTTTGAATCTTGGAATCGAAATGCACAGATTGGCTCGTGAAAGTGgatttttgaatagaaatatttaTGTGGGAAATGCTCTTATAGATATGTATGCTAAATGTGGAAATTTGGAAGCTGCTCTTTCTGTCTTTGATGGTATGAAGAAGCGAGATATTTTTACTTGGAACTCAATTGTGGTTGGCTATGGCGTCCATGGTCGAGGGTTGGAAGCAATCGAGTTCTTTAGGAAAATGGTAATGGAGGGAGTCAACCCAAACTCCATTACATTTCTTGGTTTGTTATGTGGATGTAGTCACCAAGGTTTAGTTCAAGAGGGTGTCAAGTTTTTCAACTTGATGCTCTCAAAGTACAACATCAAACCCGAAATTAAGCATTATGGCTGCATGGTTGATCTGCTAGGCCGAGCTGGAAAACTCAAACTAGCGCTGGATATAATAAACAGTTGCCCATCTCAGAACGATCCAGTCCTCTGGCGAACTTTGCTTGGTTCTTGCAAGATTCATAAAAACGTTGAAATAGGAGAAATCGCCATGAGGAATCTAGTACAGCTTAGGGCCTCAAATGCAGGGGATTGTGTTCTTTTAGCTACAATCTATGGTGAAGTGAACAATGCAGATGGGGTTTCCACAATgagaaaaatgataaaaagcCAAGGAATAAAGACCACACCTGGTTGGAGCTGGATGGAAATTAATGATCAAGTTCATAAATTTGTTGTAAACGACATATCACATCCAGATACTAATGAAATCTACATGAAGTTGAGAGAAGTAATCCAAGAAGTGACCTTGCTTGGTTATGTGGAAGAAGATTCAATGTCTTTGGTGAGTTTAAAAGGTTTTAGTGGAGAAGGGTACTGTTGGGGAAATGGTTCATATCACAGTGAGAAACTAGCTATTGCTTTTGGGATCTCAAGAACTCCAGTTGGGACATGCTTGAGAATAACAAAGAATCTGAGAGTTTGTAGAGATTGCCACTCATTTACTAAGTTTGTTTCAAAAGCATTTAATCGAGAAATAGTGGTAAGGGATCGAGTTCGATTCCATCACTTTAAGGATGGAGAATGTTCTTGTAAAGATTATTGGTGA
- the LOC133034348 gene encoding uncharacterized protein LOC133034348: MKSKVVSFMDSLHTAMNEKYRVEATKEMLSTLDLLFEENRSKNVTFVDFRIDRKDRGLPQQDNDRDCGVYVMKYMDAVANEEEVVDEFHPVEARLEIAARIITDEQNEIRTKVVEDRRAAQGSSFASSSAPLRSPSKSPRDPRFSTAKSRNANMFPPSRASPGFGLPRLRFHMVNSV; this comes from the exons ATGAAGTCGAAGGTTGTCTCATTTATGGACTCCCTACACACCGCAATGAATGAGAAGTATCGTGTGGAGGCTACGAAAGAAATG TTGTCGACGTTGGACCTTTTGTTTGAGGAGAATAGGTCGAAGAATGTGACTTTCGTGGATTTCAGAATTGACAGGAAAGATCGCGGGCTTCCTCAACAAGACAATGACCGAGATTGCGGAGTATACGTCATGAAGTACATGGACGCTGTGGCCAATGAGGAAGAAGTAGTTGATGAG TTTCACCCGGTTGAGGCACGTTTGGAAATCGCTGCGAGGATCATAACTGATGAACAAAATGAAATTCGTACCAAAGTGGTTGAAGATCGTAGGGCTGCACAAGGCAGCTCATTTGCATCGTCCTCGGCCCCTTTGCGTAGTCCGTCAAAGTCTCCACGCGATCCTCGGTTCAGTACAGCGAAGTCTCGCAATGCAAACATGTTTCCCCCGTCAAGAGCCTCCCCAGGCTTCGGTCTACCAAGACTAAGATTTCATATGGTGAATAGTGTGTGA